A section of the Mergibacter septicus genome encodes:
- the mltA gene encoding murein transglycosylase A, protein MQKSWRLLLSFLIAIFLLGCHSTTTLENLPSSASKQIAFGAIYQDRQYMSQPIQAIKAINYHTQVKNQADFITQVNYIRQSGVTFLPQFDPTYNKITRWITSGENIEKLTNYGIKLEQLAGVDGYQNVLMTGYYSPVINVSHKKQGKYRYPIYALPKKKYRYSRTKIYAGALRGKKLEIAYSDSLLDNFLLGVQGSGYLNFGKGKLTYIGYAGKNGYPYTSIGRILVEQNKIEADQVSIPTIRQWAAKHPAQLRKLLEHNQSFVFFKPSPNKNVTGAAGVPLVPLAAVASDRQLIPSGSVLLVEVPELTSEGKWSGKHHLHLMIALDIGGAIKGQHLDLYQGKGKQAEHTAGYLRHYGRVWILK, encoded by the coding sequence ATGCAAAAATCTTGGCGACTGCTTCTATCATTCCTAATCGCAATCTTCTTATTAGGCTGTCATTCGACAACAACATTAGAGAATTTACCATCTTCAGCATCTAAACAAATAGCATTTGGAGCAATATATCAAGATCGCCAGTATATGAGCCAGCCTATTCAAGCTATTAAAGCGATTAACTACCATACTCAGGTAAAAAATCAAGCTGACTTTATTACTCAAGTTAACTATATCAGACAAAGTGGAGTTACATTCTTACCTCAGTTTGATCCCACTTATAATAAAATCACTCGGTGGATTACCTCTGGTGAAAATATAGAAAAACTGACTAACTATGGTATTAAATTAGAACAACTCGCTGGTGTCGATGGCTACCAAAATGTTTTAATGACAGGCTATTACTCTCCCGTTATCAATGTCAGCCATAAAAAACAAGGAAAATATCGTTACCCTATTTATGCTTTGCCAAAGAAAAAATATCGTTATAGTCGTACTAAAATCTATGCTGGTGCATTACGAGGAAAAAAACTAGAAATAGCTTACAGTGATTCTTTACTAGATAATTTCTTACTTGGCGTACAAGGAAGTGGCTATCTTAACTTTGGAAAAGGAAAACTGACTTATATTGGATATGCGGGTAAAAATGGCTACCCTTATACCAGTATCGGTCGAATCTTAGTAGAACAAAATAAAATAGAAGCAGATCAAGTTTCTATCCCAACTATCCGTCAATGGGCAGCTAAACATCCCGCACAATTACGCAAACTGCTTGAACATAATCAATCTTTTGTCTTTTTTAAACCCAGCCCTAACAAAAATGTAACAGGTGCTGCTGGTGTCCCTTTAGTTCCATTAGCAGCGGTTGCCTCAGATCGTCAATTAATCCCATCAGGCTCAGTCTTATTAGTTGAAGTACCAGAACTTACCTCTGAAGGAAAATGGTCTGGCAAACATCATTTACATTTAATGATAGCACTTGATATTGGCGGTGCAATTAAAGGGCAACATCTCGATCTTTATCAAGGCAAAGGAAAACAGGCTGAACACACCGCAGGTTATCTACGTCATTACGGTCGAGTTTGGATTCTAAAATAG
- the dusB gene encoding tRNA dihydrouridine synthase DusB produces MKIGQFEIKTPVFLAPMAGITDQPFRRICANYGAGLTFSEMMSTNPQVWHTEKSKFRLAHHQEIGINAVQIVGSDPIEMAMAAQVNVEYGAEIIDINMGCPAKKVNRKIAGSALLQYPNLVQRILENVVDAVSVPVTLKIRTGWDQKNRNCIQIAKIAEQAGIQALTIHGRTRECLFQGKAEYEHIKAVKQAVSIPVIANGDIDSAQKAEFVLDYTAADAVMIGRGALGQPWLFREVKELLESNTKISTPDITEKREVILQHIAGLHQFYGAEKGYRIARKHVGWYLDHLQIDSGFKRAFNMITNPSEQLATLKAFLMKIQ; encoded by the coding sequence ATGAAAATCGGACAGTTTGAAATAAAAACACCGGTATTTTTAGCTCCAATGGCTGGCATCACAGATCAACCCTTTCGGAGGATCTGTGCCAATTATGGTGCTGGCTTAACTTTTTCTGAAATGATGTCAACCAATCCCCAAGTTTGGCATACCGAAAAATCAAAATTTCGCTTGGCTCACCACCAAGAGATAGGCATTAATGCCGTACAAATTGTCGGAAGTGATCCCATTGAAATGGCTATGGCAGCACAAGTCAACGTTGAATATGGTGCTGAAATTATTGATATCAATATGGGCTGCCCAGCTAAAAAAGTAAATCGTAAAATAGCTGGTTCTGCACTTTTACAATATCCAAATTTAGTACAACGTATTCTTGAAAATGTTGTTGATGCAGTTAGTGTGCCAGTAACCTTAAAAATAAGAACAGGTTGGGATCAAAAAAACCGAAACTGCATACAGATTGCTAAAATTGCAGAACAGGCTGGCATCCAAGCATTAACAATTCACGGTAGAACCCGAGAATGTTTATTTCAAGGAAAAGCCGAATATGAACATATAAAAGCAGTTAAGCAAGCCGTAAGCATTCCGGTAATTGCAAATGGTGATATCGACTCAGCACAAAAAGCTGAATTTGTTCTTGACTATACGGCAGCGGATGCGGTGATGATCGGGCGAGGTGCTTTAGGTCAGCCGTGGTTGTTCCGTGAAGTAAAAGAATTATTAGAGTCTAATACGAAAATATCTACACCAGATATTACTGAAAAACGAGAGGTAATCTTACAACATATTGCTGGATTGCACCAATTTTATGGTGCTGAAAAAGGTTACCGTATTGCTCGAAAACATGTTGGCTGGTACCTAGATCATTTACAAATAGACTCTGGTTTTAAGCGGGCTTTCAATATGATTACAAACCCTAGTGAACAACTAGCGACATTGAAAGCATTTTTAATGAAAATCCAATAA
- the nusB gene encoding transcription antitermination factor NusB codes for MTQVKQPKKISPRHRARECTTQVLYSWLISKNSPERIELDFITNEKTKGVDLPYFRKLFRQTIENVDRLDTIIQPYLDRQLQELDPIEYAILLMAVYELKFELDVPYKVVINEAIEVAKSFGAEESHKYINGVLDKIAPTIRH; via the coding sequence ATGACTCAAGTAAAACAACCAAAAAAAATCTCACCTCGCCACCGTGCTAGAGAATGCACCACCCAAGTACTTTATTCTTGGTTAATCAGTAAAAACAGTCCAGAAAGAATTGAACTTGATTTTATAACCAATGAAAAAACTAAAGGGGTAGATTTACCATATTTTCGTAAATTATTTCGTCAAACAATAGAAAATGTTGATCGCCTTGATACCATCATACAACCTTATCTAGATCGCCAATTACAAGAATTAGATCCTATTGAATACGCTATCTTATTAATGGCTGTTTACGAATTGAAATTTGAATTAGACGTACCTTATAAAGTGGTGATTAATGAAGCGATTGAGGTTGCCAAATCTTTCGGTGCTGAAGAAAGCCACAAATATATTAATGGTGTTTTAGATAAAATCGCACCCACAATTCGTCATTAA
- the tcdA gene encoding tRNA cyclic N6-threonylcarbamoyladenosine(37) synthase TcdA, translated as MEKITTFEQRFGGIGRLYGNEELQRLRQAHICVIGIGGVGSWAVEALARSGIGKLTLIDMDDICTTNINRQIHALTGNIGKLKTEVMQQRVQLINPECQVTIIDDFLNQENLQDYLLGYDYIIDAIDNVKVKAAMIAFCKRHKIKLITTGGAGGQTDPSQIKIADLSRTIQDPLASKVRSLLRKEYHFSDNPKRKFGIDCVFSTQPLIFPKTTENCQISATMNCANGFGATTVVTATFAFFAVARVIEKLLKNLPNIEHQK; from the coding sequence ATGGAAAAAATAACAACTTTCGAACAACGCTTTGGTGGTATAGGTCGTTTATATGGTAACGAAGAACTACAACGTTTACGTCAAGCACATATCTGTGTAATTGGCATTGGTGGTGTTGGTTCATGGGCTGTGGAAGCGCTCGCTCGCAGTGGTATTGGTAAACTCACATTAATTGATATGGATGATATTTGCACCACCAATATTAACCGCCAAATTCATGCTCTGACAGGAAATATTGGTAAACTCAAAACGGAAGTCATGCAGCAGCGTGTTCAATTAATCAACCCTGAATGTCAAGTAACCATAATTGATGATTTTCTAAACCAAGAGAATTTACAAGATTATCTTCTAGGCTATGACTACATTATTGATGCAATTGATAATGTTAAAGTAAAAGCAGCAATGATCGCCTTTTGTAAGCGTCATAAAATCAAACTTATTACCACAGGGGGAGCTGGAGGGCAAACTGATCCAAGTCAAATCAAAATTGCCGATTTAAGCCGTACTATTCAAGATCCGCTTGCCTCAAAAGTACGCTCTCTCTTACGCAAAGAATATCATTTTAGTGATAACCCTAAACGTAAATTTGGGATTGATTGTGTCTTCTCAACTCAACCCTTAATTTTTCCCAAAACAACGGAAAACTGCCAAATTTCAGCGACGATGAATTGTGCAAACGGCTTTGGGGCAACCACTGTCGTTACAGCAACTTTTGCCTTCTTTGCCGTTGCACGAGTGATTGAAAAACTACTAAAAAATTTACCGAATATTGAACATCAAAAATAA
- the znuA gene encoding zinc ABC transporter substrate-binding protein ZnuA: MSSLWKKTLFATLISGLSYTANANILTSIQPLGFIASAIADGVTTTEVLIPATASPHDYSLKPSDVKKLQNAGLVVWIGEDIDGFLEKAVKKLPTNKVITLEDVKQIEPLLGQAADDHEHGHHDDDHHHKDQHDDDHHEHEHEHEHHHDKHDNKHENAHHHDDEDDLETNWHIWLSPEISKIIASEIAEKLIKQYPAKKGLIESNLAEFNADLKAKSAKITTQLKPVANQGFYVFHDAYRYFEDAYGLKQTGYFTVNPLVAPGAKTIAEIKQKLAENKVKCLFTEPQFTPKVVETLSKNTGAKIGQLDPLGSTIPLGKKAYTQFLQQLADNFESCLK; this comes from the coding sequence ATGTCATCTCTTTGGAAAAAAACGTTATTCGCTACCTTAATTAGCGGACTTAGCTATACAGCAAATGCAAATATTCTCACGTCTATCCAACCACTTGGTTTTATCGCTTCCGCTATTGCCGATGGTGTAACCACAACTGAAGTTTTAATCCCTGCTACTGCCTCTCCCCATGATTATAGTCTCAAACCTTCAGATGTAAAAAAATTACAAAATGCAGGTTTAGTAGTTTGGATTGGAGAAGATATTGATGGTTTTTTAGAAAAAGCGGTCAAAAAACTACCTACCAATAAAGTGATTACACTTGAAGATGTAAAACAAATTGAGCCTTTATTAGGTCAAGCAGCAGATGATCATGAACATGGACATCATGATGATGATCACCACCATAAAGATCAGCACGATGACGATCATCACGAACACGAACACGAACACGAACACCACCATGATAAGCATGATAATAAACATGAAAATGCCCATCACCACGATGATGAAGATGATTTAGAAACAAACTGGCATATTTGGCTTTCTCCAGAAATTAGTAAAATTATTGCCAGTGAAATTGCCGAGAAGCTGATTAAACAATATCCTGCTAAAAAAGGACTAATTGAAAGCAATCTTGCTGAATTTAATGCCGATCTTAAGGCAAAAAGTGCCAAAATCACCACTCAATTAAAACCAGTAGCAAATCAAGGTTTTTATGTCTTCCACGATGCTTATCGTTATTTTGAAGATGCTTATGGTTTAAAACAGACTGGCTATTTTACAGTAAATCCGTTGGTTGCTCCGGGAGCAAAAACCATTGCGGAAATTAAGCAAAAACTAGCGGAAAACAAAGTAAAATGCCTCTTTACTGAACCACAATTCACCCCTAAAGTTGTTGAAACTTTGAGTAAAAATACAGGTGCTAAAATTGGTCAACTTGATCCTCTTGGCAGCACCATTCCACTAGGAAAAAAAGCTTATACTCAATTTTTACAACAACTAGCAGATAATTTTGAATCTTGCTTAAAATAA
- the leuD gene encoding 3-isopropylmalate dehydratase small subunit has translation MAGFKQHSGLVIPLDAANVDTDAIIPKQFLQAVTRVGFGKHLFHEWRYLDAEGTQPNPEFVLNYPQYQGATILLARENLGCGSSREHAPWALADYGIKAMIAPSFADIFYGNSLNNHLLPIRLSEEEVDEIFTWVRSHEGIPIHIDLEQQSVNVGEKTYHFYLDPFHHHCLLNGLDSIGLTLQHEEKIAEYEKNIPTFLR, from the coding sequence ATGGCTGGTTTTAAACAACATTCAGGCTTAGTGATACCATTAGATGCCGCTAATGTTGATACAGATGCGATCATACCAAAACAATTCTTACAAGCCGTTACTCGAGTAGGATTTGGCAAACATCTTTTTCACGAATGGCGTTATCTAGATGCTGAAGGCACACAACCTAATCCTGAATTTGTACTTAATTATCCACAGTACCAAGGTGCCACTATTTTGTTAGCAAGAGAAAATTTAGGCTGCGGTTCTTCACGTGAACACGCTCCTTGGGCATTAGCTGATTATGGTATAAAAGCAATGATAGCACCTAGTTTTGCAGATATCTTTTATGGTAATAGCTTAAATAATCACCTTTTACCTATTCGTCTTAGTGAAGAAGAAGTCGATGAAATCTTTACTTGGGTAAGATCACACGAAGGAATACCTATCCATATCGATCTAGAACAACAAAGTGTTAATGTTGGTGAAAAAACTTATCATTTTTACCTAGATCCATTTCATCATCATTGCTTATTAAATGGACTAGATAGCATAGGGTTAACGCTTCAACATGAGGAAAAAATAGCGGAATATGAAAAAAATATTCCAACATTTTTACGCTAA
- a CDS encoding calcium/sodium antiporter, protein MLLPILAVVSGLILLVWSADRFVDGAATTAYHFNLSPLLIGMLIVGFGTSSPEIVVSSLSALQGASNLALGNAYGSNITNIALILGITALITPIVVQPNIIKKELPLLTFVTLITLMILYSGKITRIDSAILLAIFAIFIFHSIRQNRQNTTEITETVQTPSQPLSRAIFWLITGLILLITSSQALVWGAIEIARYFNISEMVIGLTVIAIGTSLPELASSIIAARKKQHDIVLGNIIGSNLFNTLAVVGLAGIIRPFNVPTEAFYRDGIIMLGLTLALFCSAIHYRIGRFFGLCLCLTYLAYTLLLAYQTF, encoded by the coding sequence ATGTTACTTCCTATTCTTGCCGTAGTCAGTGGACTTATTTTATTAGTTTGGAGTGCAGATCGTTTCGTTGATGGTGCAGCAACGACTGCATATCACTTTAATCTATCCCCATTATTAATCGGTATGCTAATCGTTGGTTTTGGTACCTCATCTCCAGAAATTGTGGTATCTTCTCTTTCCGCATTACAAGGGGCTTCTAATCTTGCCTTAGGAAATGCATACGGTTCGAATATTACGAATATTGCATTAATTCTCGGTATTACAGCACTTATCACACCTATTGTTGTTCAACCCAATATCATTAAAAAAGAGCTACCACTACTCACATTTGTTACCTTGATTACATTAATGATCTTATATAGTGGTAAAATTACTCGGATTGATAGCGCTATTTTACTTGCTATTTTTGCTATATTTATTTTCCATTCTATTCGTCAAAATCGACAAAATACAACAGAGATAACTGAAACAGTTCAAACACCATCACAACCTTTATCTCGGGCAATCTTTTGGTTAATAACAGGGCTTATTCTTCTTATTACCTCTTCACAAGCCTTAGTTTGGGGAGCGATTGAAATCGCTCGCTATTTCAATATCAGTGAAATGGTTATTGGACTAACAGTTATAGCTATCGGAACTTCCCTGCCTGAATTAGCTTCCTCCATTATTGCTGCACGAAAAAAACAACATGATATCGTATTAGGTAATATTATTGGTTCAAATTTATTCAATACCTTAGCAGTTGTAGGATTAGCGGGTATCATTCGCCCTTTCAATGTACCAACCGAAGCTTTTTACCGAGATGGAATTATTATGTTAGGATTAACGCTTGCACTATTTTGCAGTGCAATTCATTATCGTATAGGGCGTTTCTTTGGCTTATGCTTATGCCTAACATATCTCGCATATACCTTATTACTTGCTTATCAAACATTTTAA
- a CDS encoding MurR/RpiR family transcriptional regulator, giving the protein MNKSIALEQLENQIRERYDGLTKRLKQVAKYILDNTNSVVFDTVATIAERADVPPSTLIRFANAFGFSGFNEMKQVFRDNLLEETMNYPDRIRLLDQADIDISELDMPSHILNSFVQSNTLALKQLNLHTKVEQLQQAVNLLDAANTIFILGLKRSFSIANYLNYTLQHLGCRSFLIDGVAAMFEEQLNMIRPNDVIVAISFSPYAEETLKIVEATSRNGIKHIAITDSQISPLVSFSDVAFIIKEAQVSGFRSQCATMTLAQTLAISLGVKRSHQVEQE; this is encoded by the coding sequence ATGAATAAATCGATTGCATTAGAACAATTAGAAAATCAAATCAGAGAACGCTATGATGGATTAACTAAGCGGTTAAAACAAGTTGCTAAGTATATTTTGGATAATACGAATAGTGTTGTTTTTGATACTGTTGCGACTATTGCTGAACGAGCTGATGTTCCGCCTTCAACGTTAATTCGTTTTGCTAATGCTTTTGGTTTTAGTGGCTTTAATGAGATGAAACAGGTTTTTCGGGATAATTTATTAGAAGAAACTATGAATTATCCTGATCGGATTCGTTTATTAGATCAAGCTGATATTGATATCAGTGAGTTAGATATGCCTAGCCATATTTTAAACTCTTTTGTCCAATCAAATACATTGGCACTGAAACAATTAAATTTACACACCAAAGTAGAGCAGTTACAACAAGCGGTTAATTTACTTGATGCTGCCAATACAATTTTTATTCTTGGTTTAAAACGTTCATTTAGTATTGCTAATTATTTGAATTATACTTTACAACATTTAGGCTGTCGTTCCTTTCTCATAGATGGTGTTGCGGCAATGTTTGAAGAACAACTTAATATGATACGCCCAAATGATGTAATAGTTGCGATTAGTTTTTCTCCTTATGCGGAAGAAACATTAAAGATTGTCGAAGCAACTTCTCGTAATGGAATTAAACATATTGCCATTACAGATAGTCAAATTAGCCCTTTGGTCAGTTTCAGTGATGTTGCCTTTATCATTAAAGAAGCACAAGTCAGTGGTTTTCGTTCTCAATGCGCAACTATGACCTTAGCTCAAACTTTAGCAATTTCTTTAGGAGTGAAACGTTCGCATCAAGTGGAACAGGAATAA
- the pepT gene encoding tripeptide aminopeptidase PepT — MGKEDLSHNQLLTRFLNYISYDTQAKISGKKSPSSSGQWLLAKLLQQELLQLGLEQVELSQYCTLTAYLPTNQKQPQPTIGFIAHLDTTTDLKGKNIQAEVIEQYRGGDIALGLGEAFISPVEYPFLQKLVGHTLIVSDGTTLLGADNKAGIAEIITALEQLRLSDQPRPNLRIAFIPDKNTGLGMQFFPLEQFHCDWAYTLTGGEVGVLEYENVYTALATINIIKPSSKTNNTKNNPLAIAYQFQQALLNDNNTKETEHQTSSFLLQSFQGDLANCKLDYLIQDSEPQTFLQCKNLLKDIANNLSQLHHLSPTIEVALQDSCQNISSIFEKVPQSISLADQAIKNCAITPIHKTTRHNPLEAWFAQHGVACPNLFAGCYNPHSYHELASLNIMQQAIEVILEICRLGINKQ, encoded by the coding sequence ATGGGCAAAGAAGATCTATCGCATAATCAGTTATTAACCCGCTTTTTAAATTATATTAGTTACGATACTCAAGCCAAAATAAGTGGAAAAAAATCGCCAAGTAGCTCAGGACAATGGCTCTTAGCTAAACTCTTACAACAAGAATTACTGCAGCTTGGATTAGAGCAAGTCGAATTAAGCCAATACTGTACACTAACTGCTTATTTGCCAACCAATCAGAAACAACCTCAACCTACCATTGGTTTCATCGCCCATTTAGATACAACGACTGACTTAAAAGGTAAAAATATTCAAGCCGAAGTGATTGAACAATATCGTGGTGGAGATATTGCATTAGGTTTAGGTGAGGCATTCATTAGCCCAGTTGAATACCCTTTTTTGCAAAAACTAGTCGGTCATACACTTATTGTTAGTGATGGAACAACATTACTTGGTGCTGATAATAAAGCAGGTATTGCAGAAATAATCACGGCACTTGAACAATTACGCTTATCTGATCAACCTCGTCCAAACCTTAGAATAGCCTTTATCCCTGATAAAAATACTGGATTGGGTATGCAATTTTTTCCTTTAGAACAATTCCATTGTGATTGGGCTTATACTCTTACTGGAGGGGAAGTTGGTGTGCTAGAATATGAAAATGTTTACACAGCATTAGCGACAATTAACATCATAAAACCATCTTCTAAGACAAACAATACTAAAAATAACCCACTTGCCATCGCATATCAATTTCAGCAAGCATTACTTAATGATAACAATACAAAAGAAACAGAACATCAAACAAGTTCTTTCCTGCTACAATCATTCCAAGGTGACCTTGCAAACTGTAAACTAGATTATCTTATCCAAGATTCTGAACCACAAACTTTTCTTCAATGTAAAAACTTATTAAAGGATATTGCCAATAATCTTTCACAACTTCATCATTTATCACCAACAATTGAAGTCGCCTTACAAGATAGTTGCCAAAATATCTCCTCTATCTTTGAGAAAGTACCACAAAGTATCTCTTTAGCTGATCAAGCAATAAAAAATTGTGCGATAACACCAATCCATAAAACCACTCGGCATAATCCTCTGGAAGCTTGGTTCGCTCAGCATGGCGTTGCCTGCCCTAATCTTTTTGCAGGTTGCTATAATCCCCATAGCTATCACGAACTAGCAAGCTTAAATATTATGCAACAGGCGATAGAAGTTATCTTAGAAATTTGTCGTCTAGGAATTAATAAGCAATAA
- the fis gene encoding DNA-binding transcriptional regulator Fis, whose product MFEQQRSNPSVLTVPTINAQQQITSKPLRDSVKQALRNYLSQLNGQDVNDLYEIVLAEVEHPMLDMIMQYTRGNQTRAALMLGINRGTLRKKLKKYGMG is encoded by the coding sequence ATGTTCGAACAACAACGTAGTAACCCAAGTGTATTAACCGTTCCAACAATCAATGCACAACAACAAATCACTAGTAAACCACTTCGTGATTCCGTAAAACAAGCATTAAGAAATTACTTATCACAATTAAATGGTCAAGATGTAAACGATCTTTACGAAATTGTATTAGCAGAAGTTGAACACCCAATGTTGGATATGATTATGCAATACACACGTGGTAACCAAACTCGTGCAGCTTTAATGTTAGGCATCAATCGTGGTACTTTACGTAAAAAATTAAAAAAATATGGTATGGGTTGA
- a CDS encoding aromatic amino acid transport family protein — MKNKTLGSTLIVAGTTIGGGMLAMPLTSAGMGFGMTVLLLFLLWILLCFSALLFVEVYQTASHKDGIASLAEKYFGGVGRLISTLSLLIFMYAILSFYVTSGGPLISGLLPSVEGWDMTLVGVLLFTFILGGFVVIGTGSVDVVNRIFFFTKIAVFILVLALMLPLVKTQNLLEVPVSNALILSAAPVFFTAFGFHVVIPSIVDYLDGDIKRLRIAIIVGTGIPLIAYLLWQLATHGVLNQTRFLEIIKVDPSLNGLVNATLELTGSKVLSEAVRIFSALALITSFLGVSLALFDCLRDLLGRVNLQANRVSLGILTFIPPLAFALFYPQGFYVALGYAGIMFAFYGLVLPIGLAWKARRQYPKLNYRVMGGSSALILALVVGILIIAIPFLIQAGYLPAVVG, encoded by the coding sequence ATGAAGAATAAAACATTAGGAAGCACCTTAATTGTTGCTGGTACCACTATCGGTGGTGGTATGTTAGCAATGCCATTAACTTCCGCTGGAATGGGCTTTGGCATGACGGTTTTGCTATTATTTTTACTGTGGATTTTATTATGCTTTAGTGCATTACTGTTTGTAGAGGTTTATCAAACTGCTAGCCATAAAGATGGTATTGCAAGCCTTGCCGAGAAATATTTTGGTGGTGTTGGACGTTTAATTTCAACCTTATCATTGTTAATTTTTATGTACGCTATTCTCTCTTTCTATGTTACTAGTGGTGGTCCATTAATTAGTGGCTTATTACCTAGTGTTGAAGGTTGGGATATGACATTAGTTGGTGTGTTACTTTTTACTTTCATTTTGGGGGGATTCGTTGTTATTGGTACAGGGAGTGTTGATGTTGTAAACCGCATATTTTTCTTTACTAAAATTGCTGTTTTTATTTTGGTATTGGCTTTAATGTTACCTTTGGTAAAAACTCAAAACTTACTTGAAGTTCCAGTGAGCAATGCCTTAATTTTATCAGCTGCACCAGTCTTTTTTACTGCTTTTGGTTTCCACGTTGTGATTCCAAGTATTGTTGATTATTTAGACGGTGATATTAAACGTTTGAGAATTGCAATTATTGTTGGAACAGGTATTCCATTAATTGCTTACTTATTATGGCAACTCGCAACCCACGGTGTATTAAATCAAACTCGTTTTTTAGAAATTATTAAGGTTGATCCGAGTTTAAATGGATTAGTGAATGCAACCCTTGAATTGACAGGAAGTAAGGTATTAAGTGAAGCGGTAAGAATTTTCTCAGCATTAGCTTTAATCACTTCATTCTTAGGTGTATCTTTAGCGTTATTTGATTGTCTAAGAGATCTACTTGGTCGAGTAAATTTACAAGCTAATCGTGTTAGCTTGGGGATTTTAACCTTTATTCCACCATTAGCCTTTGCTTTATTTTACCCACAAGGTTTTTATGTAGCATTAGGGTATGCAGGGATTATGTTTGCTTTTTATGGATTGGTATTACCAATTGGTTTGGCTTGGAAAGCTCGTCGTCAGTATCCAAAATTAAATTACCGTGTAATGGGTGGTTCATCGGCATTAATCTTAGCCTTAGTGGTAGGGATTTTAATTATTGCGATTCCGTTTTTAATCCAAGCAGGTTATTTACCCGCAGTTGTTGGATAA